In Populus alba chromosome 9, ASM523922v2, whole genome shotgun sequence, a genomic segment contains:
- the LOC118053841 gene encoding histone H2B, with the protein MAPKAEKKPAEKKPAEEKKTVAEKAPAEKKPKAGKKLPKEGGGAAAGDKKKKRVKKSTETYKIYIFKVLKQVHPDIGISSKAMGIMNSFINDIFEKLAQESSRLARYNKKPTITSREIQTAVRLVLPGELAKHAVSEGTKAVTKFTSS; encoded by the coding sequence ATGGCACCAAAGGCCGAGAAGAAGCCCGCCGAGAAGAAGCCGGCCGAGGAGAAGAAGACGGTGGCAGAGAAAGCCCCGGCAGAGAAGAAGCCGAAGGCAGGGAAGAAACTTCCCAAAGAAGGAGGCGGCGCTGCAGCCGgagacaagaagaagaagcggGTGAAGAAGAGCACGGAGACATACAAGATTTACATCTTCAAGGTCCTAAAACAAGTTCATCCAGACATAGGGATTTCCAGCAAGGCTATGGGTATCATGAATTCCttcattaatgatattttcGAGAAGCTGGCACAGGAATCCTCCAGGTTAGCCAGGTACAACAAAAAGCCCACTATTACATCAAGGGAGATCCAGACGGCTGTGAGGTTGGTGTTGCCTGGAGAGTTGGCTAAGCATGCTGTTTCCGAGGGTACCAAGGCTGTTACTAAGTTTACAAGCTCTTGA
- the LOC118053803 gene encoding actin-depolymerizing factor 2-like gives MANAASGMAVHDDCKLKFLELKAKRTYRFIVYKIEEEQKQVIVEKLGEPAQSYEDFTASLPADECRYAVYDFDFVTEENVQKSRIFFIAWCPDTSRVRSKMIYASSKDRFKRELDGIQVELQATDPTEMGLDVIRSRAN, from the exons ATG GCCAATGCAGCATCTGGTATGGCAGTGCATGATGACTGCAAGCTGAAGTTTTTGGAGCTCAAGGCTAAAAGAACTTACCGCTTCATAGTTTACAAGATCGAGGAAGAGCAAAAGCAGGTTATTGTGGAAAAGCTTGGCGAGCCTGCCCAAAGCTATGAAGATTTTACTGCAAGCCTCCCTGCTGATGAGTGTCGCTATGCtgtttatgattttgattttgtgacTGAAGAGAATGTCCAAAAGAGCAGAATCTTCTTCATTGCATG GTGTCCCGACACATCAAGGGTGAGAAGCAAGATGATTTATGCTAGTTCTAAGGACAGGTTCAAGAGAGAACTAGATGGTATTCAGGTAGAGTTGCAGGCAACTGATCCAACTGAAATGGGTCTCGATGTCATTAGAAGCCGTGCCAACTAA